From the Leifsonia sp. AG29 genome, one window contains:
- the rpsA gene encoding 30S ribosomal protein S1, which translates to MTTATTDKAPKQVAVNDIGSAEDFLAAVEKTLKFFNDGDLIEGTVVKIDRDEVLLDVGYKTEGVIPSRELSIKHDVDPSEVVEVGDTVEALVLQKEDKEGRLILSKKRAQYERAWGDVEKIKEADGVVTGTVIEVVKGGLIVDIGLRGFLPASLIELRRVRDLTPYLGQEIEAKILELDKNRNNVVLSRRALLEQTQSESRTTFLNNLHKGQVRKGVVSSIVNFGAFVDLGGVDGLVHVSELSWKHIEHASEVVEVGQEVTVEILEVDLDRERVSLSLKATQEDPWQVFARTHAIGQVAPGKVTKLVPFGAFVRVADGIEGLVHISELSGKHVELAEQVVSVGDEVFVKVIDIDLERRRISLSLKQANEGVDPEGTEFDPALYGMVTEYDEQGNYKYPEGFDPETNEWKEGFEQQREEWEQQYAAAQARWEAHKRQVAKGLEEAAADSGTSSYSSDSGQGGTLADDESLAALREKLSSNS; encoded by the coding sequence ATGACAACCGCAACGACCGACAAGGCACCGAAGCAGGTCGCCGTCAACGACATCGGATCTGCTGAAGACTTTCTTGCCGCGGTCGAAAAGACGCTGAAGTTCTTCAACGACGGAGACCTCATCGAGGGCACCGTCGTCAAGATCGACCGCGACGAGGTCCTCCTCGACGTCGGCTACAAGACCGAGGGCGTTATCCCCTCCCGCGAGCTCTCCATCAAGCACGACGTCGACCCCAGCGAGGTCGTCGAGGTCGGCGACACCGTCGAGGCGCTCGTCCTCCAGAAGGAGGACAAGGAAGGCCGCCTCATCCTGTCCAAGAAGCGCGCGCAGTACGAGCGCGCGTGGGGCGACGTCGAGAAGATCAAGGAGGCCGACGGTGTCGTCACCGGTACGGTCATCGAGGTCGTCAAGGGCGGCCTGATCGTCGACATCGGCCTCCGCGGCTTCCTCCCGGCCTCGCTCATCGAGCTCCGCCGGGTCCGTGACCTCACGCCGTACCTCGGCCAGGAGATCGAGGCGAAGATCCTCGAGCTCGACAAGAACCGCAACAACGTGGTCCTGTCGCGCCGCGCCCTGCTCGAGCAGACCCAGTCCGAGTCCCGCACCACGTTCCTCAACAACCTGCACAAGGGGCAGGTCCGCAAGGGCGTCGTGTCGTCGATCGTCAACTTCGGTGCGTTCGTCGACCTGGGCGGCGTCGACGGTCTCGTCCACGTCTCCGAGCTCTCCTGGAAGCACATCGAGCACGCCTCCGAGGTCGTCGAGGTGGGCCAGGAGGTCACCGTCGAGATCCTCGAGGTCGACCTCGACCGCGAGCGCGTCTCCCTGTCGCTCAAGGCGACGCAGGAGGACCCGTGGCAGGTCTTCGCCCGCACCCACGCGATCGGCCAGGTCGCACCGGGCAAGGTCACGAAGCTCGTCCCGTTCGGCGCGTTCGTCCGCGTCGCGGACGGCATCGAGGGCCTTGTGCACATCTCCGAGCTCTCCGGCAAGCACGTCGAGCTCGCGGAGCAGGTCGTGTCGGTCGGCGACGAGGTCTTCGTCAAGGTCATCGACATCGACCTGGAGCGCCGCCGCATCTCGCTGTCGCTCAAGCAGGCGAACGAGGGCGTCGACCCCGAGGGCACCGAGTTCGACCCGGCGCTCTACGGCATGGTCACCGAGTACGACGAGCAGGGGAACTACAAGTACCCCGAGGGCTTCGACCCGGAGACCAACGAGTGGAAGGAAGGCTTCGAGCAGCAGCGCGAGGAGTGGGAGCAGCAGTACGCTGCGGCCCAGGCGCGCTGGGAGGCGCACAAGCGCCAGGTCGCGAAGGGCCTCGAGGAGGCGGCTGCCGACAGCGGCACCAGCTCGTACTCCTCCGACTCGGGCCAGGGCGGCACGCTCGCCGACGACGAGTCGCTCGCGGCTCTGCGCGAGAAGCTCAGCTCCAACTCCTGA
- a CDS encoding DUF58 domain-containing protein: protein MSPALAGAVVVGLVCVVAGFVLSRVEPALVGAPLLIAAALSWDRRPATDAVEVTTAAAVPPALALSATPEAALTGVDVSVSASSRSDALHLRLTRAGAPPVDAVVTPRAGAALRIDVPLVHSGPQRLLAVRARPVGADAGWVGEPGAEAQVERVVSPLRRVVRSLPLPARLLGLTGQHTSSRPGEGGEFRDIDVFRPGDRLRRIDWKATARAGRQGELYVRRTTATSDAAIQLVIDSRDDLGAPVGDWARVHPRPAVSSLDVAREAAASLAAAYARSGDRVGFDDLAVPGRVVPPRAGARHRERVLRAVELTRATGAAHDRVRPPRLAPGALVYLFATFLDDQPVRLALSWRAAGHRVIAVDVLPHRDSSQLPLRERIALRAIELERALRLAQLEASGAELVPWGDATEREARLSVLSRPRRPR from the coding sequence ATGAGCCCCGCACTGGCGGGTGCCGTCGTCGTCGGTCTGGTGTGCGTCGTGGCCGGCTTCGTGCTGAGTCGCGTCGAGCCGGCCTTGGTCGGCGCGCCGCTGCTCATCGCGGCTGCCTTGAGCTGGGACCGGCGGCCGGCCACCGACGCGGTCGAGGTCACCACAGCGGCGGCTGTTCCGCCGGCGTTGGCGCTCTCGGCTACACCGGAAGCCGCCCTCACCGGTGTCGACGTCTCAGTCTCCGCGTCCTCCCGCTCCGATGCCCTCCACCTCCGGCTGACCCGGGCGGGCGCGCCTCCTGTCGATGCCGTGGTCACCCCGCGCGCCGGAGCGGCGCTGCGAATCGACGTCCCGCTCGTGCATTCGGGGCCGCAGCGGCTCCTCGCGGTCCGTGCGAGGCCGGTCGGTGCAGACGCCGGATGGGTGGGGGAGCCGGGGGCGGAGGCGCAGGTCGAGCGCGTGGTGTCCCCGCTGCGGCGGGTGGTGCGGAGCCTCCCGCTGCCCGCGAGGCTCCTCGGCCTCACGGGTCAGCACACCTCCAGCCGGCCGGGCGAGGGCGGGGAGTTCCGAGACATCGACGTGTTCCGGCCGGGCGACCGGCTCCGGCGCATCGACTGGAAGGCGACCGCGAGGGCCGGTCGTCAGGGGGAGCTCTACGTCCGGCGGACGACGGCGACCTCGGACGCCGCGATCCAGCTCGTGATCGACTCGCGCGACGACCTCGGTGCTCCCGTGGGCGACTGGGCGCGCGTCCATCCGCGTCCCGCCGTCTCGTCGCTCGACGTCGCCCGGGAGGCCGCAGCCTCTCTGGCCGCGGCATACGCGCGGAGCGGTGACCGGGTGGGCTTCGACGACCTCGCCGTCCCGGGCCGAGTGGTCCCGCCCCGAGCGGGAGCGCGGCATCGCGAACGCGTGCTTCGCGCCGTCGAGCTGACACGCGCGACCGGCGCGGCGCACGATCGCGTGCGCCCTCCGCGCCTGGCTCCGGGCGCGCTCGTGTACCTGTTCGCGACGTTCCTCGACGATCAGCCCGTGCGGCTCGCGCTCTCCTGGCGCGCGGCCGGGCATCGCGTGATCGCCGTCGACGTCCTGCCGCACCGCGATTCGTCGCAGCTCCCGCTGCGCGAGCGCATCGCACTGCGCGCGATCGAACTGGAGCGGGCGCTGCGCCTCGCACAGCTGGAAGCCTCCGGTGCGGAGCTCGTCCCCTGGGGCGACGCGACCGAGCGGGAGGCGCGGCTCTCGGTGCTCTCGCGGCCGAGGCGACCACGATGA
- a CDS encoding AAA family ATPase, with protein sequence MAVDPPVTPHPPDGHATEPLPVAEVARLGAAVLDRVGTVVVGMVEPLRLALATILSGGHVLFDDVPGLGKTLAARSIASAVGLDFRRLQCTPDLLPSDITGSFVYVPAVADFEFRPGPVFTGLFLADEINRTSPKTQSALLEAMAEGQVSVEGRSFPLPRPFHVVATANPIESEGTYALPEAQLDRFMVRLRVGYPDAAGESSVLQARVRRRHEVATVEPVTDAATLLAMQAGVEAVDVDPDIVDYCVALAAATRRHRSVEVGASPRGSQGLLLVARALAVLDARSYVIPDDVKRAAVPVLAHRLTLTVQAWTTGVQPEDVVREVVNGVAGPPAVGRPAATDAGVAAEPAR encoded by the coding sequence ATGGCCGTTGACCCGCCTGTCACCCCGCATCCTCCGGACGGCCACGCGACCGAGCCGCTTCCCGTCGCCGAGGTGGCACGCCTCGGGGCAGCGGTGCTCGATCGCGTCGGCACGGTCGTGGTCGGCATGGTGGAGCCTCTCCGCCTCGCTCTCGCGACGATCCTCTCCGGGGGTCACGTGCTGTTCGACGACGTACCGGGGCTCGGCAAGACTCTGGCTGCCCGCAGCATCGCGTCGGCGGTGGGCCTCGATTTCCGGAGGCTCCAGTGCACTCCCGACCTGCTGCCGTCCGACATCACCGGGTCCTTCGTCTACGTGCCGGCCGTCGCCGACTTCGAGTTCCGCCCGGGCCCCGTCTTCACCGGGCTGTTCCTCGCCGACGAGATCAACCGCACGTCGCCCAAGACGCAGTCGGCCCTGCTCGAGGCGATGGCGGAAGGGCAGGTCTCGGTCGAGGGGCGCAGTTTCCCCCTCCCGCGTCCGTTCCACGTCGTCGCCACGGCGAACCCGATCGAGTCGGAGGGGACCTACGCCCTGCCCGAGGCCCAGCTCGATCGCTTCATGGTGCGGCTCCGCGTCGGCTACCCGGACGCGGCCGGCGAGTCGAGTGTGCTCCAGGCGCGCGTGAGGCGGCGGCATGAGGTCGCCACGGTCGAGCCCGTGACCGATGCCGCGACGCTGCTCGCGATGCAGGCCGGTGTGGAGGCGGTCGATGTGGATCCTGACATCGTCGACTACTGCGTGGCCCTGGCTGCGGCGACGAGGCGGCACCGGTCGGTGGAGGTGGGAGCCTCCCCGCGCGGTTCGCAGGGCCTTCTGCTCGTCGCTCGCGCTCTAGCCGTGCTCGATGCCCGCTCCTACGTGATCCCCGACGACGTGAAGAGGGCGGCGGTCCCGGTGCTGGCGCACCGGCTCACGCTGACCGTCCAGGCGTGGACGACCGGTGTCCAGCCCGAGGACGTCGTGAGAGAGGTCGTGAACGGGGTGGCCGGTCCGCCCGCCGTCGGTCGCCCTGCGGCGACGGACGCGGGGGTCGCCGCTGAGCCGGCCCGGTGA
- the uvrB gene encoding excinuclease ABC subunit UvrB — protein MLPTRSVRPFEVVSEYQPSGDQPHAIAELAARINAGETDVVLLGATGTGKSATTAWLIEQVQRPTLVLAHNKTLAAQLANEFRELLPNNAVEYFVSYYDYYQPEAYVPQTDTFIEKDSSINAEVERLRHSTTNSLLSRRDVVVVSTVSCIYGLGAAEEYLEAMVALQVGQNIGRDALIRRFVNMQYERNDVDFSRGKFRVRGDTIEIIPVYEEHAVRIELFGDEIEALYSLHPLTGEVLAKLDAVSVFPATHYAASPATMQRAIVTIQEELRERLQELEREGKLLEAQRLRMRTQFDIEMMEQIGFCSGIENYSRHIDGRAPGEAPHCLLDYFPDDFLVVIDESHVTVPQIGAMYEGDASRKRTLVEHGFRLPSALDNRPLRWNEFKERVGQTVYLSATPGQYELGVADGIVEQIIRPTGLVDPQIVVKPTKGQIDDLLEEIRLRVERDERVLVTTLTKKMAEELTDFLAEAGVKVRYLHSDVDTLRRVELLTELRAGLYDVLVGINLLREGLDLPEVSLVAILDADKEGFLRSSTSLIQTIGRAARNVSGEVHMYADVLTDSMKNAIEETSRRRDKQIEYNRVNGIDPQPLRKRIADITDVLAREEADTARILAGREQKRKSPTPNLRNGGIAAQGAAELESLIADLNQQMLAAAGELKFELAARLRDELSDLKRDLRQMEKAGHLG, from the coding sequence ATGCTACCCACGCGCTCCGTCCGTCCTTTCGAGGTCGTCAGCGAGTACCAGCCGAGCGGTGACCAACCGCACGCGATCGCCGAACTGGCCGCGCGGATCAACGCGGGCGAGACCGACGTCGTGCTGCTCGGAGCGACCGGAACCGGGAAATCGGCGACCACCGCGTGGCTGATCGAGCAGGTGCAGCGTCCGACGCTGGTGCTCGCGCACAACAAGACACTGGCCGCCCAGCTGGCCAACGAGTTCCGCGAGCTCCTGCCGAACAACGCCGTCGAGTACTTCGTCTCGTACTACGACTACTACCAGCCCGAGGCCTACGTGCCTCAGACCGACACCTTCATCGAGAAGGACTCGTCGATCAACGCCGAGGTCGAGCGGCTCCGCCACTCGACGACCAACTCGCTGCTCAGCCGCCGAGACGTCGTCGTGGTCTCCACCGTGTCATGCATCTACGGCCTCGGCGCCGCCGAGGAGTATCTCGAGGCGATGGTCGCGCTCCAGGTCGGGCAGAACATCGGCCGCGACGCTCTCATCCGCCGGTTCGTCAACATGCAGTACGAGCGCAACGACGTCGACTTTTCCCGCGGCAAGTTCCGGGTGCGCGGCGACACGATCGAGATCATCCCGGTCTATGAAGAGCACGCGGTCCGCATCGAGCTGTTCGGCGACGAGATCGAGGCGCTCTACTCCCTCCACCCGCTGACCGGCGAGGTGCTGGCCAAGCTCGACGCCGTCTCCGTGTTCCCGGCGACCCACTACGCGGCGAGCCCGGCGACCATGCAGCGCGCGATCGTGACGATCCAGGAGGAGCTCCGCGAGCGCCTCCAGGAGCTCGAACGCGAGGGCAAGCTGCTCGAGGCCCAACGCCTGCGGATGCGGACTCAGTTCGACATCGAGATGATGGAGCAGATCGGCTTCTGCTCCGGCATCGAGAACTACTCGCGCCACATCGACGGCCGGGCTCCCGGCGAGGCGCCGCACTGCCTGCTCGACTACTTCCCGGACGACTTCCTCGTCGTCATCGACGAGTCGCACGTCACCGTGCCGCAGATCGGCGCGATGTACGAGGGGGATGCCTCCCGCAAGCGGACCCTGGTCGAGCACGGCTTCCGCCTCCCGAGCGCCCTCGACAACCGGCCACTGCGGTGGAACGAGTTCAAGGAGCGCGTCGGCCAGACCGTGTATCTGTCGGCCACCCCGGGCCAGTACGAGCTCGGCGTCGCCGACGGCATCGTCGAGCAGATCATCCGTCCGACCGGCCTCGTCGATCCGCAGATCGTCGTCAAACCGACCAAGGGCCAGATCGACGACCTCCTCGAGGAGATCCGCCTCCGTGTGGAGCGTGACGAGCGCGTGCTCGTGACGACGCTCACCAAGAAGATGGCCGAGGAGCTCACCGACTTCCTCGCCGAGGCCGGGGTCAAGGTGCGGTACCTCCATTCCGACGTCGACACCCTGCGGCGCGTGGAGCTCCTCACCGAGCTGCGCGCCGGCCTCTACGACGTCCTCGTGGGCATCAACCTCCTTCGCGAAGGCCTCGACCTGCCCGAGGTGTCGCTCGTCGCCATCCTCGACGCCGACAAGGAGGGATTCCTCCGCTCCTCGACCTCGCTGATCCAGACGATCGGCCGTGCCGCGCGCAACGTCTCCGGCGAGGTTCACATGTACGCCGACGTGCTCACGGACTCGATGAAGAACGCGATCGAAGAGACGAGCCGCCGGCGCGACAAGCAGATCGAGTACAACCGGGTCAACGGCATCGATCCGCAGCCGCTGCGCAAGCGGATCGCCGACATCACCGACGTCCTCGCGCGCGAGGAGGCCGACACCGCCCGCATCCTCGCGGGGCGCGAGCAGAAGCGGAAGAGCCCGACCCCCAACCTGCGGAACGGCGGCATCGCCGCTCAGGGTGCCGCCGAGCTCGAGTCGCTGATCGCCGACCTCAATCAGCAGATGCTGGCCGCCGCGGGCGAGTTGAAGTTCGAGCTCGCGGCCCGGCTGCGAGACGAGCTGTCCGACCTCAAGCGCGACCTGCGCCAGATGGAGAAGGCCGGCCACCTCGGCTAG
- the uvrA gene encoding excinuclease ABC subunit UvrA, translated as MSKIAGSHLSVRGARVHNLHNVDLEIPRDSLVVFTGLSGSGKSSLAFDTIFAEGQRRYVESLSAYARQFLGQVDRPDVDFIEGLSPAVSIDQKSTNRNPRSTVGTITEIYDYMRLLWARIGVPHCPVCGERIQRQTVQQIADQLMELEPGTRYMVVSPVVSQKKGEFVDLFKELAASGYSRALVDGQQVQLSEPPTLKKQYKHDISVVVDRLVAGPDILGRLTDSLETALGLTDGLVQVNFVDREGPEAWQSFSEKLSCPNGHPIQLTEIEPRTFSFNAPFGACPECSGLGTRMAVDEDLLLGDDSLSIAEGVIVPWTTQGKGLFQYYEKLLEGLARDLKFSLKTPWGKLPANVKEAVLNGDNFEVKVRWKNRYGREMSYTSGFEGVVPYIERQYLQAETDTQRARWAEYLREVPCPVCKGKRLKPEVLAVLVHGKSIADASELSLSDARSFMEKLHLTEREQKIGAQVLREIKIRLDFLIQVGLSYLDLSRAAATLSGGEAQRIRLATQIGSGLTGVLYVLDEPSIGLHQRDNRRLIDTLVALRDLGNTLIVVEHDEDTIRTADWIVDIGPGAGVNGGHVVHSGSYDELVANTESLTGDYLAGRREIAVPSKRRKVDKKRMIRVVDAEANNLKKVTVDFPLGTFVAVTGVSGSGKSSLVNDILYRVLANKLNGARKVPGKHRTVTGLENLDKVVHVDQAPIGRTPRSNPATYTGVFDRIRTLFAETPEAKARGYQPGRFSFNVKGGRCEACSGDGTIKIEMNFLPDVYVACEVCGGARYNRDTLTVHYKGKNIAEVLDMPISEAAEFFKPISAIHRYLQTLVDVGLGYVRLGQSATTLSGGEAQRVKLATELQRRSNGRSVYVLDEPTTGLHFEDVRKLLLVLNGLLDKGNTVIVIEHNLDVIKSADWLIDMGPEGGAGGGQVIATGTPEQVAEAPGSHTGYFLKEILQGESAQGAA; from the coding sequence ATGAGCAAGATCGCGGGTTCCCACCTGAGCGTGCGCGGAGCCCGCGTGCACAATCTGCACAACGTCGACCTCGAGATCCCGCGCGACTCCCTCGTCGTGTTCACGGGACTGTCCGGATCGGGTAAGTCGTCGCTCGCGTTCGACACGATCTTCGCGGAAGGGCAGCGGCGCTACGTCGAGTCCCTGTCGGCGTACGCCCGGCAGTTCCTGGGCCAGGTGGACCGGCCGGATGTCGACTTCATCGAGGGTCTGAGTCCTGCCGTGTCCATCGATCAGAAGTCCACCAACCGCAACCCGCGGTCGACGGTGGGCACGATCACCGAGATCTACGACTACATGCGACTGCTGTGGGCCCGCATCGGGGTGCCGCACTGCCCCGTGTGCGGTGAGCGCATCCAGCGTCAGACCGTGCAGCAGATCGCCGACCAGCTGATGGAGCTCGAACCCGGTACCCGCTACATGGTGGTGAGCCCGGTCGTCTCGCAGAAGAAGGGCGAGTTCGTCGACCTCTTCAAGGAACTCGCGGCGAGCGGGTACTCGCGCGCCCTGGTGGACGGGCAGCAGGTGCAGCTGTCCGAGCCTCCGACGCTCAAGAAGCAGTACAAGCACGACATCTCGGTCGTCGTCGACCGCCTCGTGGCCGGCCCCGACATCCTGGGCCGGCTGACCGACTCGCTCGAGACGGCCCTCGGGCTGACCGACGGGCTCGTGCAGGTCAACTTCGTCGACCGCGAAGGACCGGAGGCGTGGCAGTCGTTCAGCGAGAAGCTCTCGTGCCCCAACGGTCACCCGATCCAGCTGACCGAGATCGAGCCCCGCACCTTCTCGTTCAACGCGCCGTTCGGCGCGTGCCCGGAATGCTCGGGCCTCGGGACCCGCATGGCGGTCGATGAAGACCTGCTGCTCGGCGACGACAGCCTCAGCATCGCCGAGGGCGTCATCGTCCCCTGGACGACGCAGGGCAAAGGACTGTTCCAGTACTACGAGAAGCTCCTCGAGGGCCTCGCCCGCGATCTCAAGTTCTCCCTCAAGACGCCGTGGGGCAAGCTTCCCGCGAACGTCAAGGAGGCCGTCCTGAACGGGGACAACTTCGAGGTCAAGGTCCGCTGGAAGAACCGATACGGCCGCGAGATGTCGTACACCTCCGGTTTCGAGGGAGTGGTCCCGTACATCGAGCGCCAGTACCTGCAGGCCGAGACCGACACGCAGCGCGCCCGCTGGGCCGAGTACCTGCGGGAGGTGCCGTGCCCGGTGTGCAAGGGCAAGCGGCTGAAGCCCGAGGTGCTGGCCGTCCTCGTGCACGGCAAGAGCATCGCCGACGCCTCCGAGCTGAGCCTCAGCGACGCCCGGTCGTTCATGGAGAAGCTGCACCTCACCGAGCGCGAGCAGAAGATCGGCGCCCAGGTCCTCCGCGAGATCAAGATCCGCCTCGACTTCCTCATCCAGGTCGGACTGAGCTACCTCGACCTGTCCCGGGCCGCGGCGACTCTCTCGGGGGGTGAGGCGCAGCGCATCCGCCTGGCGACGCAGATCGGTTCCGGGCTCACCGGCGTGCTCTACGTGCTCGACGAGCCGAGCATCGGTCTGCACCAGCGCGACAACCGCCGCCTCATCGACACGCTCGTCGCGCTGCGCGACCTCGGCAACACGCTCATCGTGGTCGAGCACGACGAGGACACCATCCGCACGGCCGACTGGATCGTCGACATCGGACCGGGCGCCGGTGTCAACGGTGGCCACGTGGTCCACTCCGGTTCGTACGACGAGCTGGTGGCGAACACCGAGTCGCTGACCGGGGACTACCTCGCCGGCCGTCGGGAGATCGCGGTCCCGTCGAAGCGCCGCAAGGTCGACAAGAAGCGCATGATCCGCGTGGTCGATGCGGAGGCGAACAACCTCAAGAAGGTGACGGTCGACTTCCCGCTCGGCACCTTCGTCGCCGTCACGGGCGTGTCCGGGTCGGGCAAGTCCTCGCTCGTGAACGACATCCTCTACCGGGTGCTCGCCAACAAGCTGAACGGCGCCAGGAAGGTCCCCGGCAAGCACCGCACGGTCACCGGCCTCGAGAACCTCGACAAGGTCGTCCACGTCGACCAGGCGCCGATCGGCCGCACCCCGCGGTCGAACCCCGCCACCTACACCGGCGTGTTCGACCGCATCCGCACGCTGTTCGCCGAGACCCCGGAGGCGAAGGCACGCGGGTACCAGCCCGGCCGCTTCAGCTTCAACGTCAAGGGCGGCCGCTGCGAGGCGTGCTCCGGAGACGGCACGATCAAGATCGAGATGAACTTCCTGCCCGACGTCTACGTCGCGTGCGAGGTGTGCGGAGGCGCCCGGTACAACCGGGACACCCTCACGGTCCACTACAAGGGGAAGAACATCGCCGAGGTCCTCGACATGCCGATCAGCGAGGCGGCCGAGTTCTTCAAGCCGATCTCGGCGATCCACCGGTACCTGCAGACGCTGGTCGACGTGGGCCTCGGCTACGTCCGGCTCGGTCAGAGCGCGACAACGCTCTCCGGCGGCGAGGCGCAGCGCGTCAAGCTGGCGACCGAGTTGCAGCGCCGGTCGAACGGGCGGAGCGTCTACGTGCTCGACGAGCCGACCACCGGCCTCCACTTCGAAGACGTCCGCAAGCTCCTCCTGGTGCTCAACGGCCTGCTCGACAAGGGCAACACCGTCATCGTCATCGAGCACAACCTCGACGTGATCAAGTCGGCCGACTGGCTCATCGACATGGGTCCGGAGGGCGGCGCCGGCGGCGGTCAGGTCATCGCCACGGGGACACCCGAGCAGGTCGCCGAGGCGCCGGGCAGCCACACCGGGTACTTCCTCAAGGAGATCCTGCAGGGCGAGAGCGCTCAGGGCGCGGCATAG
- a CDS encoding DUF4129 domain-containing protein yields MEKTPGRRRVTLIGTAALVIVATIGIAVQGQPEFGAPRMFLPPAPISTLPPSNQRLRGTPSPEHAQRELRIDLSWLLLALIVLAIVIVLALIVRRLRRAALAAPPPLTALTDLPPSAPVPAPDRAPEPARVLRGLDLASAELAAHRDPRTAVERAWVGLEQGAAESGVRRLAAETPSEFTARVVARVAPDEGAARSLLGVYLRARFSAEPITADDIATATAAVDALRASWSTKATGRSSR; encoded by the coding sequence GTGGAGAAGACACCGGGCCGGCGACGTGTGACGCTCATCGGGACGGCCGCGCTCGTGATCGTCGCCACGATCGGCATCGCCGTGCAGGGGCAGCCGGAGTTCGGTGCTCCGCGAATGTTCCTGCCGCCCGCTCCGATCAGCACCCTCCCTCCGAGTAACCAGCGGCTCCGGGGCACGCCGTCGCCGGAGCACGCCCAGCGCGAGCTCCGCATCGACCTGTCCTGGCTCCTGCTCGCGCTCATCGTCCTCGCCATCGTGATCGTGCTCGCGCTGATCGTGCGGAGGCTTCGCCGGGCCGCCCTTGCGGCACCGCCTCCGCTCACGGCCCTCACAGACCTGCCTCCGTCTGCCCCGGTCCCGGCGCCCGACCGCGCCCCGGAGCCGGCGCGGGTTCTCCGCGGCCTCGACCTCGCCTCGGCGGAGCTCGCCGCCCACCGCGATCCGCGCACAGCGGTCGAGCGCGCCTGGGTCGGACTGGAGCAGGGCGCAGCCGAATCAGGCGTCCGTCGCCTCGCGGCGGAGACGCCATCGGAATTCACGGCGCGTGTCGTTGCTCGCGTAGCGCCGGACGAGGGCGCCGCGCGGTCCCTTCTCGGGGTCTACCTGCGAGCGCGGTTCTCCGCCGAGCCGATCACGGCGGACGACATCGCGACGGCGACAGCGGCGGTCGACGCGCTCCGCGCCTCCTGGAGCACGAAGGCCACCGGCAGGAGCTCGCGATGA
- the coaE gene encoding dephospho-CoA kinase: MQLIGLTGGIASGKSTIASRLGEHGAVVVDADRIAREVVEPGTPALAEIARAFGDGVIAADGSLDRAALGAIVFADPEKLQVLNSITHPAVLKASTERFDAARAADPDAIVVYDVPLLVESANEYPFDRVVVAHADEATRIDRLVELRRMAREEAERRIRSQASDEQRLAVADVVIDTGGTLEHTLAQVDALWEELRTRR, from the coding sequence GTGCAGCTGATCGGACTCACGGGCGGGATCGCCTCCGGCAAGTCGACCATCGCGAGCCGCCTCGGGGAGCACGGAGCCGTCGTCGTCGACGCCGACCGGATCGCCCGGGAGGTCGTCGAGCCCGGCACGCCGGCCCTGGCCGAGATCGCACGCGCCTTCGGTGACGGGGTGATCGCCGCTGACGGCAGCCTCGACCGCGCGGCCCTCGGCGCCATCGTCTTCGCTGATCCCGAGAAGCTGCAGGTTCTCAACAGCATCACGCACCCCGCCGTCCTGAAGGCGTCCACCGAACGGTTCGACGCCGCGCGGGCGGCTGATCCGGACGCGATCGTCGTCTACGACGTGCCGCTGCTCGTCGAGTCCGCGAACGAATACCCCTTCGACCGGGTGGTCGTGGCGCACGCCGACGAGGCGACCCGCATCGATCGGCTGGTCGAGCTCCGGCGCATGGCTCGGGAGGAGGCGGAGCGACGCATCCGCTCGCAGGCCTCGGACGAGCAGCGCCTCGCCGTCGCCGACGTTGTCATCGACACCGGGGGAACGCTCGAGCACACCCTGGCGCAGGTGGACGCGCTGTGGGAGGAGCTCCGGACCCGTCGCTGA
- a CDS encoding DUF1731 domain-containing protein, whose product MTGRIALAGASGFIGRYLAEHYRSQGAAVLLGGPQVDGRWVPTASRRAAGTFHEFGARGGRQRFSWVHLADVLGAIEFLRTRPELDGAVNVSSPNPVDSRTLMATLRRLLGVRIGLPAHRWMLEVGSAAIRTETELVLKSRWVLPERLLDAGYRFAYPDLEGALAQVLASRGLLRTTSAR is encoded by the coding sequence GTGACCGGACGGATCGCGCTCGCGGGGGCATCGGGGTTCATCGGACGCTATCTCGCCGAGCACTACCGGTCCCAGGGCGCTGCAGTCCTCCTCGGCGGCCCCCAGGTCGACGGGCGCTGGGTGCCGACCGCATCGCGGCGCGCCGCGGGCACCTTCCACGAGTTCGGCGCCCGCGGAGGCCGTCAGCGGTTCAGCTGGGTGCACCTCGCCGACGTCCTTGGAGCGATCGAGTTCCTCCGCACGCGGCCTGAGCTCGACGGCGCCGTCAATGTGTCGTCGCCGAACCCGGTCGACAGCCGCACTCTGATGGCCACGCTGCGGCGGCTGCTCGGCGTCCGCATCGGCCTCCCGGCCCACCGGTGGATGCTCGAAGTGGGCTCGGCCGCGATCCGCACCGAGACCGAACTCGTGCTGAAGAGCCGCTGGGTGCTGCCGGAACGACTGCTCGACGCCGGCTACCGGTTCGCCTATCCCGACCTGGAGGGCGCGCTCGCCCAGGTGCTCGCCTCCCGCGGGTTGCTGCGCACAACTTCGGCCCGATAG